A genomic segment from Salvia splendens isolate huo1 chromosome 13, SspV2, whole genome shotgun sequence encodes:
- the LOC121762570 gene encoding histone-lysine N-methyltransferase ATXR7-like isoform X4 — protein MSSEFNSNGDSAQVSGIHDAAAAFVSGWMYVNQNGQMCGPYIQQQLYEGISSGFLPGELPIYPIVNGNLLNAVPLSYFNQFPDHVATGFVYLNAKESTNDAHGSIPSNSDADESFPLTGDDESSWLFEDGEGKRQGPHSLNELYSWRQYGYMRDSVMVYHTENKFKPLNLASLLNTWRKVRIRAVTTYDDNGEGTGLALNLVSEISDEVCSQLHSGIMKTARKVLLDEIVMSIVSDSLAMKRTQKNPKIVPVIESVKSVSLDGRVLDTHMPKKNEWQPENPAEKDHAIWDEVEVEHTVDSEICYGGDTMKPPPSMKSIGSFENFCAAHTVVSRTLFYSCLEVMWNAICYDPVADYTSSWRRKRRWYDPGYVARQRFHKEFSQPIEKLPADSLVHKQDSSSSEVDCPPGFGPERISADIEAKSPSVSQHSEREESSNKILSSHNTSYDEMGAILEYAMNDLHSSSKLSLEHHFEILVDEEVKKVIDFPQNGPINDVILLKPCPLSHTYVHVRTYNRLCAHQFFRKKTFSWCFVLFFLDMYVLCNHILICITKSWQVAFCSSPTWSDDHLGSAQSKKHPLHQTVALSHEVIMENVPKVAFQKLLIHSDDPTNIEVDELCPCLSEEDRVINGPLDISRVQFLNLPVHLENASNVAVSDELQPPKSEELTEHCALSPISQVNASKVDEHTRRTSLQVALMISRLRIYDSVMRTWRPSYSNDFIEKAITVACSLRSHELGNNGSADCMDIEKSYGAGRFSEATLLTGKYVYSRRSKLGCKKSEPFFKALIKGEDRHPKLAPTKSKKSRTHKKVVQAAQVDTIVPNLEKKASKPDTTVPHLEKKGSKPDTTASVRRVKGSARHIRRQASDIVISPLQDLSGKKTENPSLSTKDHYNLEQITSASKVPKSNKLSKLKRKSLNNHSQHSRPGKVQKLANGTPKEAMPKQVDGHQTKRIKTRTLRPCPQSDGCARTSINGWEWRKWASEASPAERAHVRGNHIRSLYISSECNGNHSSSVKGLSARTNRAKLRNLLAAAEGADLLKATQLKARKKRLCFQRSKIHDWGLVALEPIEAEDFVIEYVGELIRRSISDIRERQYEKMGIGSSYLFRLDDGYVVDATKRGGIARFINHSCEVISVEGQKKIFIYSKRHITTGEELTYNYKFPLEEKKIPCNCGSKRCYLFDVKACLTCLIYHCSQGAVAH, from the exons ATGAGTAGCGAATTCAATTCGAATGGTGACAGCGCCCAAGTTTCGGGAATTCACGATGCTGCCGCCGCATTTGTGAGCGGGTGGATGTATGTGAATCAAAACGGGCAGATGTGTGGCCCTTATATTCAGCAACAGTTATACGAGGGTATAAGTTCTGGTTTCTTACCAGGGGAGCTCCCCATTTATCCGATTGTCAATGGGAATCTCCTCAATGCAGTGCCCCTCAGCTACTTTAACCAATTCCCCGACCACGTTGCCACTGGTTTTGTTTACTTGAATGCGAAGGAGTCTACGAATGATGCCCACGGCTCCATCCCGAGCAACAGTGATGCAGATGAAAGCTTTCCTTTG ACAGGAGATGATGAGTCTTCTTGGCTGTTTGAGGATGGTGAGGGTAAAAGACAGGGACCACACTCGCTTAATGAGCTTTATTCCTGGCGTCAGTATGGATATATGCGCGATTCTGTGATG GTGTATCATactgaaaataaatttaaaccCTTGAATTTGGCATCACTGCTGAACACCtggagaaaagttaggattAGAGCTGTCACCACGTATGATGATAATGGTGAAGGAACTGGCTTAGCACTGAACTTGGTGTCTGAGATTTCTGATGAAGTTTGTTCACAGCTTCACTCAGGAATTATGAAAACAGCCCGCAAAGTCTTACTTGATGAGATAGTTATGTCCATAGTTTCTGATTCTCTTGCCATGAAGAGAACTCAGAAGAATCCTAAGATTGTACCAGTCATTGAATCTGTGAAATCTGTTTCTTTAGATGGAAGAGTGTTAGATACTCACATGCCAAAGAAAAATGAGTGGCAGCCTGAAAACCCTGCCGAGAAGGACCATGCCATTTGGGATGAAGTAGAAGTAGAGCATACTGTTGATAGTGAAATATGTTATGGTGGTGACACCATGAAACCTCCTCCTAGCATGAAATCAATTGGAAGTTTCGAAAACTTTTGTGCTGCACATACAGTTGTTAGCAGGACGCTTTTTTATTCTTGCTTGGAAGTCATGTGGAATGCCATCTGTTATGATCCTGTAGCTGACTATACATCTTCTTGGCGAAGGAAAAGGCGCTGGTATGATCCTGGTTATGTTGCTAGACAACGCTTTCACAAAGAATTCTCCCAGCCAATTGAGAAGCTACCAGCTGACTCT CTAGTACACAAACAGGACTCCTCTAGCTCTGAGGTAGATTGCCCTCCAGGTTTTGGACCAGAAAGAATTTCCGCGGATATAGAAGCAAAATCACCATCAGTTTCTCAGCATTCTGAAAGAGAGGAATCGTCTAATAAGATACTGTCAAGCCATAATACTTCTTATGATGAAATGGGAGCCATCTTGGAATACGCAATGAATGATCTTCACTCTTCCTCAAAGTTGTCATTAGAACATCACTTTGAAATACTTGTGGATGAGGAAGTGAAAAAAGTAATTGATTTTCCTCAAAATGGTCCAATTAATGATGTAATTTTATTGAAGCCCTGTCCTCTGAGTCACACATACGTGCATGTGCGCACATACAATCGTCTGTGCGCCCACCAATTCTTTAGAAAAAAAACATTCTCATGGTGCTTTGTTTTGTTCTTTCTTGATATGTATGTACTATGTAATCATATTTTAATCTGTATAACCAAATCCTGGCAGGTTGCTTTCTGCTCGTCACCTACATGGTCAGATGACCACCTGGGTTCAGCTCAAAGTAAAAAGCATCCATTGCATCAAACTGTTGCTCTCAGTCATGAGGTTATCATGGAAAATGTGCCTAAGGTTGCATTTCAGAAACTGCTTATACATTCAGATGATCCGACTAATATTGAAGTAGATGAATTGTGCCCATGTCTATCTGAAGAAGATAGAGTAATAAATGGTCCACTAGACATTTCCAGGGTGCAATTTCTGAATTTGCCTGTACATCTCGAAAATGCTAGCAATGTAGCAGTTAGTGATGAATTGCAGCCTCCTAAATCTGAGGAATTGACTGAACATTGTGCTTTATCACCAATTTCTCAAGTAAATGCGTCAAAAGTAGACGAGCACACAAGGAGAACCTCTTTGCAGGTAGCACTGATGATAAGCCGGTTGAGAATATATGACTCTGTCATGAGAACATGGAGACCTTCATATTCTAATGATTTCATTGAAAAAGCTATAACAGTGGCATGTTCTTTGAGGAGTCATGAATTAGGAAACAAT GGATCTGCAGATTGCATGGATATAGAAAAATCTTATGGTGCTGGGAGATTCTCTGAAGCAACTTTACTAACCGGAAAATATGTATATTCTCGGAGGAGTAAATTGGGTTGTAAAAAGTCAGAACCATTTTTCAAGGCTCTGATTAAGGGAGAAGATCGTCATCCAAAACTAGCACCGACAAAATCAAAGAAAAGTCGCACACATAAAAAAGTAGTTCAGGCTGCACAAGTTGACACTATTGTTCCCAATTTAGAGAAAAAGGCCTCAAAACCTGACACTACTGTTCCTCATTTAGAGAAAAAGGGCTCAAAACCTGACACTACTGCTAGTGTACGTCGGGTAAAGGGATCAGCCCGTCATATTCGCAGACAGGCGTCCGATATAGTTATTTCTCCGCTTCAAG ATCTTTCAGGCAAGAAGACAGAGAATCCATCCCTTTCTACTAAGGACCACTATAACCTTGAGCAGATTACAAGTGCCTCAAAAGTACCAAAAT CAAATAAGCTCTCAAAACTTAAAAGGAAGAGTCTGAATAATCATTCACAACATTCTCGACCTGGTAAGGTCCAGAAACTAGCAAATGGCACTCCAAAAGAAGCCATGCCTAAACAAGTTGACGGGCACCAGACTAAGAGAATTAAGACTAGGACGCTGAGACCTTGTCCACAGTCTGATGGCTGTGCACGGACATCCATAAATGGGTGGGAATGGCGTAAATGGGCTTCTGAGGCTAGTCCAGCTGAAAGGGCTCATGTAAGAGGAAATCATATCCGTTCTCTCTATATTAGTTCTGAATGTAATGGAAATCATTCATCCAGTGTTAAGGGACTTTCTGCAAGAACAAACAGGGCCAAGTTGCGTAACCTTCTTGCTGCTGCAGAGGGTGCTGATCTTCTTAAAGCAACACAATTGAAG GCGAGGAAGAAACGGTTATGTTTCCAACGAAGTAAGATACATGACTGGGGTCTTGTTGCACTGGAGCCAATTGAGGCAGAGGACTTTGTTATTGAATATGTTGGAGAACTTATTCGCCGTAGT ATATCTGACATACGAGAGCGCCAATATGAAAAGATGGGAATTGGGAGCAGTTATCTTTTCAGATTAGATGACGGATATGTG GTTGATGCCACCAAACGTGGAGGGATTGCTAGATTTATAAACCATTCTTGTGAG GTCATAAGTGTGGAGGGGCAGAAAAAGATCTTTATATACTCAAAGCGTCATATCACTACTGGCGAAGAACTCACATACAATTACAAGTTTCCATTAGAGGAGAAAAAGATACCTTGCAACTGTGGTTCTAAAAG GTGCTACTTATTTGATGTGAAGGCATGTTTGACCTGTTTAATTTATCATTGTTCTCAAG GTGCCGTGGCTCATTGA
- the LOC121762570 gene encoding histone-lysine N-methyltransferase ATXR7-like isoform X8: MSSEFNSNGDSAQVSGIHDAAAAFVSGWMYVNQNGQMCGPYIQQQLYEGISSGFLPGELPIYPIVNGNLLNAVPLSYFNQFPDHVATGFVYLNAKESTNDAHGSIPSNSDADESFPLTGDDESSWLFEDGEGKRQGPHSLNELYSWRQYGYMRDSVMVYHTENKFKPLNLASLLNTWRKVRIRAVTTYDDNGEGTGLALNLVSEISDEVCSQLHSGIMKTARKVLLDEIVMSIVSDSLAMKRTQKNPKIVPVIESVKSVSLDGRVLDTHMPKKNEWQPENPAEKDHAIWDEVEVEHTVDSEICYGGDTMKPPPSMKSIGSFENFCAAHTVVSRTLFYSCLEVMWNAICYDPVADYTSSWRRKRRWYDPGYVARQRFHKEFSQPIEKLPADSLVHKQDSSSSEVDCPPGFGPERISADIEAKSPSVSQHSEREESSNKILSSHNTSYDEMGAILEYAMNDLHSSSKLSLEHHFEILVDEEVKKVIDFPQNGPINDVILLKPCPLSHTYVHVRTYNRLCAHQFFRKKTFSWCFVLFFLDMYVLCNHILICITKSWQVAFCSSPTWSDDHLGSAQSKKHPLHQTVALSHEVIMENVPKVAFQKLLIHSDDPTNIEVDELCPCLSEEDRVINGPLDISRVQFLNLPVHLENASNVAVSDELQPPKSEELTEHCALSPISQVNASKVDEHTRRTSLQVALMISRLRIYDSVMRTWRPSYSNDFIEKAITVACSLRSHELGNNGSADCMDIEKSYGAGRFSEATLLTGKYVYSRRSKLGCKKSEPFFKALIKGEDRHPKLAPTKSKKSRTHKKVVQAAQVDTIVPNLEKKASKPDTTVPHLEKKGSKPDTTASVRRVKGSARHIRRQASDIVISPLQDLSGKKTENPSLSTKDHYNLEQITSASKVPKSNKLSKLKRKSLNNHSQHSRPGKVQKLANGTPKEAMPKQVDGHQTKRIKTRTLRPCPQSDGCARTSINGWEWRKWASEASPAERAHVRGNHIRSLYISSECNGNHSSSVKGLSARTNRAKLRNLLAAAEGADLLKATQLKARKKRLCFQRSKIHDWGLVALEPIEAEDFVIEYVGELIRRSVDATKRGGIARFINHSCEVISVEGQKKIFIYSKRHITTGEELTYNYKFPLEEKKIPCNCGSKRCYLFDVKACLTCLIYHCSQGAVAH, translated from the exons ATGAGTAGCGAATTCAATTCGAATGGTGACAGCGCCCAAGTTTCGGGAATTCACGATGCTGCCGCCGCATTTGTGAGCGGGTGGATGTATGTGAATCAAAACGGGCAGATGTGTGGCCCTTATATTCAGCAACAGTTATACGAGGGTATAAGTTCTGGTTTCTTACCAGGGGAGCTCCCCATTTATCCGATTGTCAATGGGAATCTCCTCAATGCAGTGCCCCTCAGCTACTTTAACCAATTCCCCGACCACGTTGCCACTGGTTTTGTTTACTTGAATGCGAAGGAGTCTACGAATGATGCCCACGGCTCCATCCCGAGCAACAGTGATGCAGATGAAAGCTTTCCTTTG ACAGGAGATGATGAGTCTTCTTGGCTGTTTGAGGATGGTGAGGGTAAAAGACAGGGACCACACTCGCTTAATGAGCTTTATTCCTGGCGTCAGTATGGATATATGCGCGATTCTGTGATG GTGTATCATactgaaaataaatttaaaccCTTGAATTTGGCATCACTGCTGAACACCtggagaaaagttaggattAGAGCTGTCACCACGTATGATGATAATGGTGAAGGAACTGGCTTAGCACTGAACTTGGTGTCTGAGATTTCTGATGAAGTTTGTTCACAGCTTCACTCAGGAATTATGAAAACAGCCCGCAAAGTCTTACTTGATGAGATAGTTATGTCCATAGTTTCTGATTCTCTTGCCATGAAGAGAACTCAGAAGAATCCTAAGATTGTACCAGTCATTGAATCTGTGAAATCTGTTTCTTTAGATGGAAGAGTGTTAGATACTCACATGCCAAAGAAAAATGAGTGGCAGCCTGAAAACCCTGCCGAGAAGGACCATGCCATTTGGGATGAAGTAGAAGTAGAGCATACTGTTGATAGTGAAATATGTTATGGTGGTGACACCATGAAACCTCCTCCTAGCATGAAATCAATTGGAAGTTTCGAAAACTTTTGTGCTGCACATACAGTTGTTAGCAGGACGCTTTTTTATTCTTGCTTGGAAGTCATGTGGAATGCCATCTGTTATGATCCTGTAGCTGACTATACATCTTCTTGGCGAAGGAAAAGGCGCTGGTATGATCCTGGTTATGTTGCTAGACAACGCTTTCACAAAGAATTCTCCCAGCCAATTGAGAAGCTACCAGCTGACTCT CTAGTACACAAACAGGACTCCTCTAGCTCTGAGGTAGATTGCCCTCCAGGTTTTGGACCAGAAAGAATTTCCGCGGATATAGAAGCAAAATCACCATCAGTTTCTCAGCATTCTGAAAGAGAGGAATCGTCTAATAAGATACTGTCAAGCCATAATACTTCTTATGATGAAATGGGAGCCATCTTGGAATACGCAATGAATGATCTTCACTCTTCCTCAAAGTTGTCATTAGAACATCACTTTGAAATACTTGTGGATGAGGAAGTGAAAAAAGTAATTGATTTTCCTCAAAATGGTCCAATTAATGATGTAATTTTATTGAAGCCCTGTCCTCTGAGTCACACATACGTGCATGTGCGCACATACAATCGTCTGTGCGCCCACCAATTCTTTAGAAAAAAAACATTCTCATGGTGCTTTGTTTTGTTCTTTCTTGATATGTATGTACTATGTAATCATATTTTAATCTGTATAACCAAATCCTGGCAGGTTGCTTTCTGCTCGTCACCTACATGGTCAGATGACCACCTGGGTTCAGCTCAAAGTAAAAAGCATCCATTGCATCAAACTGTTGCTCTCAGTCATGAGGTTATCATGGAAAATGTGCCTAAGGTTGCATTTCAGAAACTGCTTATACATTCAGATGATCCGACTAATATTGAAGTAGATGAATTGTGCCCATGTCTATCTGAAGAAGATAGAGTAATAAATGGTCCACTAGACATTTCCAGGGTGCAATTTCTGAATTTGCCTGTACATCTCGAAAATGCTAGCAATGTAGCAGTTAGTGATGAATTGCAGCCTCCTAAATCTGAGGAATTGACTGAACATTGTGCTTTATCACCAATTTCTCAAGTAAATGCGTCAAAAGTAGACGAGCACACAAGGAGAACCTCTTTGCAGGTAGCACTGATGATAAGCCGGTTGAGAATATATGACTCTGTCATGAGAACATGGAGACCTTCATATTCTAATGATTTCATTGAAAAAGCTATAACAGTGGCATGTTCTTTGAGGAGTCATGAATTAGGAAACAAT GGATCTGCAGATTGCATGGATATAGAAAAATCTTATGGTGCTGGGAGATTCTCTGAAGCAACTTTACTAACCGGAAAATATGTATATTCTCGGAGGAGTAAATTGGGTTGTAAAAAGTCAGAACCATTTTTCAAGGCTCTGATTAAGGGAGAAGATCGTCATCCAAAACTAGCACCGACAAAATCAAAGAAAAGTCGCACACATAAAAAAGTAGTTCAGGCTGCACAAGTTGACACTATTGTTCCCAATTTAGAGAAAAAGGCCTCAAAACCTGACACTACTGTTCCTCATTTAGAGAAAAAGGGCTCAAAACCTGACACTACTGCTAGTGTACGTCGGGTAAAGGGATCAGCCCGTCATATTCGCAGACAGGCGTCCGATATAGTTATTTCTCCGCTTCAAG ATCTTTCAGGCAAGAAGACAGAGAATCCATCCCTTTCTACTAAGGACCACTATAACCTTGAGCAGATTACAAGTGCCTCAAAAGTACCAAAAT CAAATAAGCTCTCAAAACTTAAAAGGAAGAGTCTGAATAATCATTCACAACATTCTCGACCTGGTAAGGTCCAGAAACTAGCAAATGGCACTCCAAAAGAAGCCATGCCTAAACAAGTTGACGGGCACCAGACTAAGAGAATTAAGACTAGGACGCTGAGACCTTGTCCACAGTCTGATGGCTGTGCACGGACATCCATAAATGGGTGGGAATGGCGTAAATGGGCTTCTGAGGCTAGTCCAGCTGAAAGGGCTCATGTAAGAGGAAATCATATCCGTTCTCTCTATATTAGTTCTGAATGTAATGGAAATCATTCATCCAGTGTTAAGGGACTTTCTGCAAGAACAAACAGGGCCAAGTTGCGTAACCTTCTTGCTGCTGCAGAGGGTGCTGATCTTCTTAAAGCAACACAATTGAAG GCGAGGAAGAAACGGTTATGTTTCCAACGAAGTAAGATACATGACTGGGGTCTTGTTGCACTGGAGCCAATTGAGGCAGAGGACTTTGTTATTGAATATGTTGGAGAACTTATTCGCCGTAGT GTTGATGCCACCAAACGTGGAGGGATTGCTAGATTTATAAACCATTCTTGTGAG GTCATAAGTGTGGAGGGGCAGAAAAAGATCTTTATATACTCAAAGCGTCATATCACTACTGGCGAAGAACTCACATACAATTACAAGTTTCCATTAGAGGAGAAAAAGATACCTTGCAACTGTGGTTCTAAAAG GTGCTACTTATTTGATGTGAAGGCATGTTTGACCTGTTTAATTTATCATTGTTCTCAAG GTGCCGTGGCTCATTGA
- the LOC121762570 gene encoding histone-lysine N-methyltransferase ATXR7-like isoform X6: MSSEFNSNGDSAQVSGIHDAAAAFVSGWMYVNQNGQMCGPYIQQQLYEGISSGFLPGELPIYPIVNGNLLNAVPLSYFNQFPDHVATGFVYLNAKESTNDAHGSIPSNSDADESFPLTGDDESSWLFEDGEGKRQGPHSLNELYSWRQYGYMRDSVMVYHTENKFKPLNLASLLNTWRKVRIRAVTTYDDNGEGTGLALNLVSEISDEVCSQLHSGIMKTARKVLLDEIVMSIVSDSLAMKRTQKNPKIVPVIESVKSVSLDGRVLDTHMPKKNEWQPENPAEKDHAIWDEVEVEHTVDSEICYGGDTMKPPPSMKSIGSFENFCAAHTVVSRTLFYSCLEVMWNAICYDPVADYTSSWRRKRRWYDPGYVARQRFHKEFSQPIEKLPADSLVHKQDSSSSEVDCPPGFGPERISADIEAKSPSVSQHSEREESSNKILSSHNTSYDEMGAILEYAMNDLHSSSKLSLEHHFEILVDEEVKKVIDFPQNGPINDVILLKPCPLSHTYVHVRTYNRLCAHQFFRKKTFSWCFVLFFLDMYVLCNHILICITKSWQVAFCSSPTWSDDHLGSAQSKKHPLHQTVALSHEVIMENVPKVAFQKLLIHSDDPTNIEVDELCPCLSEEDRVINGPLDISRVQFLNLPVHLENASNVAVSDELQPPKSEELTEHCALSPISQVNASKVDEHTRRTSLQVALMISRLRIYDSVMRTWRPSYSNDFIEKAITVACSLRSHELGNNGSADCMDIEKSYGAGRFSEATLLTGKYVYSRRSKLGCKKSEPFFKALIKGEDRHPKLAPTKSKKSRTHKKVVQAAQVDTIVPNLEKKASKPDTTVPHLEKKGSKPDTTASVRRVKGSARHIRRQASDIVISPLQDLSGKKTENPSLSTKDHYNLEQITSASKVPKSNKLSKLKRKSLNNHSQHSRPGKVQKLANGTPKEAMPKQVDGHQTKRIKTRTLRPCPQSDGCARTSINGWEWRKWASEASPAERAHVRGNHIRSLYISSECNGNHSSSVKGLSARTNRAKLRNLLAAAEGADLLKATQLKARKKRLCFQRSKIHDWGLVALEPIEAEDFVIEYVGELIRRSVDATKRGGIARFINHSCEPNCYTKVISVEGQKKIFIYSKRHITTGEELTYNYKFPLEEKKIPCNCGSKRCYLFDVKACLTCLIYHCSQGAVAH; encoded by the exons ATGAGTAGCGAATTCAATTCGAATGGTGACAGCGCCCAAGTTTCGGGAATTCACGATGCTGCCGCCGCATTTGTGAGCGGGTGGATGTATGTGAATCAAAACGGGCAGATGTGTGGCCCTTATATTCAGCAACAGTTATACGAGGGTATAAGTTCTGGTTTCTTACCAGGGGAGCTCCCCATTTATCCGATTGTCAATGGGAATCTCCTCAATGCAGTGCCCCTCAGCTACTTTAACCAATTCCCCGACCACGTTGCCACTGGTTTTGTTTACTTGAATGCGAAGGAGTCTACGAATGATGCCCACGGCTCCATCCCGAGCAACAGTGATGCAGATGAAAGCTTTCCTTTG ACAGGAGATGATGAGTCTTCTTGGCTGTTTGAGGATGGTGAGGGTAAAAGACAGGGACCACACTCGCTTAATGAGCTTTATTCCTGGCGTCAGTATGGATATATGCGCGATTCTGTGATG GTGTATCATactgaaaataaatttaaaccCTTGAATTTGGCATCACTGCTGAACACCtggagaaaagttaggattAGAGCTGTCACCACGTATGATGATAATGGTGAAGGAACTGGCTTAGCACTGAACTTGGTGTCTGAGATTTCTGATGAAGTTTGTTCACAGCTTCACTCAGGAATTATGAAAACAGCCCGCAAAGTCTTACTTGATGAGATAGTTATGTCCATAGTTTCTGATTCTCTTGCCATGAAGAGAACTCAGAAGAATCCTAAGATTGTACCAGTCATTGAATCTGTGAAATCTGTTTCTTTAGATGGAAGAGTGTTAGATACTCACATGCCAAAGAAAAATGAGTGGCAGCCTGAAAACCCTGCCGAGAAGGACCATGCCATTTGGGATGAAGTAGAAGTAGAGCATACTGTTGATAGTGAAATATGTTATGGTGGTGACACCATGAAACCTCCTCCTAGCATGAAATCAATTGGAAGTTTCGAAAACTTTTGTGCTGCACATACAGTTGTTAGCAGGACGCTTTTTTATTCTTGCTTGGAAGTCATGTGGAATGCCATCTGTTATGATCCTGTAGCTGACTATACATCTTCTTGGCGAAGGAAAAGGCGCTGGTATGATCCTGGTTATGTTGCTAGACAACGCTTTCACAAAGAATTCTCCCAGCCAATTGAGAAGCTACCAGCTGACTCT CTAGTACACAAACAGGACTCCTCTAGCTCTGAGGTAGATTGCCCTCCAGGTTTTGGACCAGAAAGAATTTCCGCGGATATAGAAGCAAAATCACCATCAGTTTCTCAGCATTCTGAAAGAGAGGAATCGTCTAATAAGATACTGTCAAGCCATAATACTTCTTATGATGAAATGGGAGCCATCTTGGAATACGCAATGAATGATCTTCACTCTTCCTCAAAGTTGTCATTAGAACATCACTTTGAAATACTTGTGGATGAGGAAGTGAAAAAAGTAATTGATTTTCCTCAAAATGGTCCAATTAATGATGTAATTTTATTGAAGCCCTGTCCTCTGAGTCACACATACGTGCATGTGCGCACATACAATCGTCTGTGCGCCCACCAATTCTTTAGAAAAAAAACATTCTCATGGTGCTTTGTTTTGTTCTTTCTTGATATGTATGTACTATGTAATCATATTTTAATCTGTATAACCAAATCCTGGCAGGTTGCTTTCTGCTCGTCACCTACATGGTCAGATGACCACCTGGGTTCAGCTCAAAGTAAAAAGCATCCATTGCATCAAACTGTTGCTCTCAGTCATGAGGTTATCATGGAAAATGTGCCTAAGGTTGCATTTCAGAAACTGCTTATACATTCAGATGATCCGACTAATATTGAAGTAGATGAATTGTGCCCATGTCTATCTGAAGAAGATAGAGTAATAAATGGTCCACTAGACATTTCCAGGGTGCAATTTCTGAATTTGCCTGTACATCTCGAAAATGCTAGCAATGTAGCAGTTAGTGATGAATTGCAGCCTCCTAAATCTGAGGAATTGACTGAACATTGTGCTTTATCACCAATTTCTCAAGTAAATGCGTCAAAAGTAGACGAGCACACAAGGAGAACCTCTTTGCAGGTAGCACTGATGATAAGCCGGTTGAGAATATATGACTCTGTCATGAGAACATGGAGACCTTCATATTCTAATGATTTCATTGAAAAAGCTATAACAGTGGCATGTTCTTTGAGGAGTCATGAATTAGGAAACAAT GGATCTGCAGATTGCATGGATATAGAAAAATCTTATGGTGCTGGGAGATTCTCTGAAGCAACTTTACTAACCGGAAAATATGTATATTCTCGGAGGAGTAAATTGGGTTGTAAAAAGTCAGAACCATTTTTCAAGGCTCTGATTAAGGGAGAAGATCGTCATCCAAAACTAGCACCGACAAAATCAAAGAAAAGTCGCACACATAAAAAAGTAGTTCAGGCTGCACAAGTTGACACTATTGTTCCCAATTTAGAGAAAAAGGCCTCAAAACCTGACACTACTGTTCCTCATTTAGAGAAAAAGGGCTCAAAACCTGACACTACTGCTAGTGTACGTCGGGTAAAGGGATCAGCCCGTCATATTCGCAGACAGGCGTCCGATATAGTTATTTCTCCGCTTCAAG ATCTTTCAGGCAAGAAGACAGAGAATCCATCCCTTTCTACTAAGGACCACTATAACCTTGAGCAGATTACAAGTGCCTCAAAAGTACCAAAAT CAAATAAGCTCTCAAAACTTAAAAGGAAGAGTCTGAATAATCATTCACAACATTCTCGACCTGGTAAGGTCCAGAAACTAGCAAATGGCACTCCAAAAGAAGCCATGCCTAAACAAGTTGACGGGCACCAGACTAAGAGAATTAAGACTAGGACGCTGAGACCTTGTCCACAGTCTGATGGCTGTGCACGGACATCCATAAATGGGTGGGAATGGCGTAAATGGGCTTCTGAGGCTAGTCCAGCTGAAAGGGCTCATGTAAGAGGAAATCATATCCGTTCTCTCTATATTAGTTCTGAATGTAATGGAAATCATTCATCCAGTGTTAAGGGACTTTCTGCAAGAACAAACAGGGCCAAGTTGCGTAACCTTCTTGCTGCTGCAGAGGGTGCTGATCTTCTTAAAGCAACACAATTGAAG GCGAGGAAGAAACGGTTATGTTTCCAACGAAGTAAGATACATGACTGGGGTCTTGTTGCACTGGAGCCAATTGAGGCAGAGGACTTTGTTATTGAATATGTTGGAGAACTTATTCGCCGTAGT GTTGATGCCACCAAACGTGGAGGGATTGCTAGATTTATAAACCATTCTTGTGAG CCTAATTGCTATACAAAGGTCATAAGTGTGGAGGGGCAGAAAAAGATCTTTATATACTCAAAGCGTCATATCACTACTGGCGAAGAACTCACATACAATTACAAGTTTCCATTAGAGGAGAAAAAGATACCTTGCAACTGTGGTTCTAAAAG GTGCTACTTATTTGATGTGAAGGCATGTTTGACCTGTTTAATTTATCATTGTTCTCAAG GTGCCGTGGCTCATTGA